A window of Microbacterium luteolum contains these coding sequences:
- a CDS encoding multidrug ABC transporter ATPase, translating to MSTQNSEPEIPVRRVDRLLAFSALGIAAASVICFFAIIIGTAVGMDQSAFGEGLWPLIAAIPFWGLPIAFVMIIALLVMSFIRKGRAASRS from the coding sequence ATGAGCACGCAGAATTCGGAACCGGAGATTCCCGTCCGCCGGGTGGATCGCCTCCTCGCGTTCTCCGCGCTCGGAATCGCCGCGGCATCCGTGATCTGCTTCTTCGCGATCATCATCGGCACCGCGGTCGGCATGGATCAATCCGCTTTCGGCGAAGGACTGTGGCCGCTGATCGCCGCGATCCCGTTCTGGGGCCTGCCGATCGCCTTCGTGATGATCATCGCGCTGCTCGTGATGAGCTTCATCCGAAAGGGTCGCGCAGCGTCGCGTTCCTGA
- a CDS encoding cold-shock protein, whose amino-acid sequence MPTGKVRFYDEDKGFGFIASDDGQDVFLHASAMPTGTAVKAGARVEFGVADGKRGLQALSVRVLEAPPSLSKAKRIPADDMAIIVEDLVKLLDTIGGDLRRGRYPSSGHGRKIAAVLRKVADDLEA is encoded by the coding sequence ATGCCCACCGGCAAGGTCAGGTTCTACGACGAAGACAAGGGTTTCGGCTTCATCGCCAGCGATGACGGCCAGGACGTCTTCCTGCACGCCTCGGCGATGCCCACGGGCACCGCGGTGAAGGCGGGAGCGCGCGTGGAGTTCGGAGTGGCCGACGGCAAGCGCGGTCTCCAGGCGCTCTCGGTACGCGTGCTCGAGGCGCCGCCGAGCCTGTCGAAGGCCAAGCGGATCCCGGCCGACGACATGGCGATCATCGTCGAGGACCTCGTGAAGCTCCTCGACACCATCGGCGGAGACCTGCGTCGCGGACGCTATCCGTCTTCCGGACACGGCCGCAAGATCGCGGCCGTCCTGCGCAAGGTCGCCGATGACCTCGAAGCCTGA
- a CDS encoding DUF3027 domain-containing protein gives MTSKPDADARLLDAHDLALDALREITPATSIGPAAGYLLEDDGSVSLRFENRLPGYPGWYWTVTVARVEDEDPTVLEVELLPGDGALLAPEWVPWAERLADYRAHQVELAEQAAAEAAEAGEVVEEDIDDIDDDDAEDLDEDDDLDDDEDDDAPATVLHAGDVDGVDIDELDPSVSDEDLTDDGFDDDEDDADEDDSDDADDDSDDDEDADDEE, from the coding sequence ATGACCTCGAAGCCTGACGCCGACGCGCGTCTCCTCGACGCCCACGATCTCGCGCTGGATGCCCTCCGCGAGATCACTCCCGCGACCTCGATCGGCCCGGCTGCCGGCTACCTCCTCGAAGATGACGGCTCGGTGTCGTTGCGCTTCGAGAACCGGCTGCCCGGCTATCCCGGCTGGTACTGGACCGTGACAGTCGCACGTGTCGAGGACGAGGACCCGACCGTGCTCGAGGTCGAGCTTCTCCCCGGCGACGGCGCCCTCCTCGCACCGGAGTGGGTGCCGTGGGCCGAGCGTCTCGCGGACTACCGGGCGCACCAGGTCGAACTCGCCGAGCAGGCGGCCGCCGAAGCGGCCGAGGCCGGCGAGGTCGTCGAGGAAGACATCGATGACATCGACGATGACGATGCCGAAGACCTCGATGAGGACGACGACCTCGACGACGATGAGGACGACGACGCTCCGGCCACCGTTCTGCATGCCGGCGACGTCGACGGCGTCGACATCGATGAGCTCGACCCGAGCGTGTCCGACGAGGACCTGACGGACGACGGCTTCGACGACGATGAGGACGACGCCGACGAGGACGACTCCGACGACGCCGACGACGACTCGGACGACGACGAGGACGCCGACGACGAGGAGTGA
- the serC gene encoding phosphoserine transaminase, which translates to MAIEIPGDLLPADGRFGCGPSKVRPAQLEALLSSGATILGTSHRQAPVKNLVGSVREQLAALFRVPEGYEILVGNGGSTAFWDAAAFGLIERRSQNLVFGEFGGKFAAAAGAPWLDAPDVRKAEPGSRASAEVVDGVDVYAWPHNETSTGVAAPVERVRADGALTVIDATSAAGGIDFDVTQADVYYFAPQKNLGSDGGLWFAAVSPAAIERIERIAASGRYIPEFLSLKNAVDNSRLNQTLNTPALTTLHLLDSQLSWILGNGGLAWAAGRTSASSSALYDWAEASAVATPFVADATHRSPVVATIDFDESIDAAAIAKTLRANGIVDTEPYRKLGRNQLRVATFVSIEPDDVRQLIRSLDYVLENLGA; encoded by the coding sequence ATGGCGATCGAGATTCCCGGTGACCTCCTGCCCGCTGACGGTCGTTTCGGCTGCGGTCCCTCGAAGGTGCGCCCCGCGCAGCTCGAGGCGCTGCTCTCATCCGGCGCGACGATCCTCGGGACCTCGCACCGTCAGGCCCCGGTGAAGAACCTGGTCGGCAGCGTGCGCGAGCAGCTCGCCGCCCTGTTCCGCGTGCCGGAAGGGTACGAGATCCTCGTCGGCAACGGCGGCTCCACCGCGTTCTGGGATGCGGCCGCGTTCGGCCTCATCGAACGCCGCAGCCAGAATCTCGTCTTCGGCGAGTTCGGCGGCAAGTTCGCCGCGGCCGCAGGCGCCCCGTGGCTCGACGCCCCTGATGTGCGCAAGGCCGAGCCGGGATCGCGGGCGAGCGCCGAGGTCGTCGACGGCGTCGACGTGTACGCCTGGCCGCACAACGAGACCTCGACCGGTGTCGCCGCTCCCGTGGAGCGCGTCCGTGCGGACGGTGCCCTGACGGTCATCGATGCGACCAGCGCCGCCGGCGGCATCGACTTCGACGTCACCCAGGCCGACGTCTACTACTTCGCCCCGCAGAAGAACCTCGGGTCGGACGGCGGGCTGTGGTTCGCCGCGGTCTCCCCCGCCGCGATCGAGCGGATCGAGCGGATCGCGGCCTCCGGCCGCTACATCCCCGAGTTCCTCAGCCTGAAGAACGCGGTCGACAACTCGCGCCTGAACCAGACGCTCAACACCCCGGCTCTCACGACGCTCCACCTGCTGGACAGCCAGCTCAGCTGGATCCTCGGCAACGGCGGACTCGCGTGGGCCGCCGGCCGCACCTCCGCGTCGTCCTCGGCGCTGTACGACTGGGCAGAGGCGTCCGCGGTCGCGACGCCCTTCGTCGCCGATGCCACGCACCGCTCGCCGGTGGTCGCCACGATCGACTTCGACGAGAGCATCGACGCGGCAGCGATCGCGAAGACGCTCCGAGCCAACGGCATCGTCGACACCGAGCCGTACCGCAAGCTCGGTCGCAACCAGCTGCGCGTGGCGACCTTCGTCTCGATCGAGCCGGACGACGTCCGCCAGCTGATCCGCTCGCTCGACTACGTGCTGGAGAACCTGGGCGCCTGA
- a CDS encoding metal-dependent transcriptional regulator — translation MTDLIDTTEMYLRTILELEEENIVPLRARISERLGHSGPTVSQTVGRMERDGLVVVSEDRTLELTDAGRRKAVDVMRKHRLAERLLSDVIGLDWAFVHEEACRWEHVMSEQVERRLVELLGHPTESPYGNPIPGLDQLGDLPARTFDEGVIGLVQKLNAAGEPIEGTVRRLAEPAQVDPELLEQLRDAGVMPGAHGDFRFSEGYVLIQMDGKEDGLELPVELASHIFLVGEPA, via the coding sequence ATGACCGATCTGATCGACACCACGGAGATGTATCTCCGCACCATCCTCGAGCTCGAGGAGGAGAACATCGTGCCCCTGCGCGCGCGCATCTCCGAGCGCCTCGGTCACTCCGGCCCCACGGTCTCGCAGACCGTCGGTCGCATGGAGCGCGATGGGCTGGTCGTCGTCTCCGAAGACCGCACGCTCGAGCTCACCGACGCGGGGCGCCGCAAGGCGGTCGACGTCATGCGCAAGCACCGTCTGGCCGAGCGCCTGCTCTCCGATGTCATCGGGCTCGACTGGGCGTTCGTGCACGAAGAGGCCTGCCGCTGGGAGCACGTGATGAGCGAGCAGGTGGAGCGTCGTCTCGTCGAACTCCTGGGTCACCCCACCGAGTCGCCTTACGGGAACCCGATCCCGGGCCTCGACCAGCTCGGCGACCTGCCGGCGCGCACCTTCGACGAGGGCGTCATCGGCCTCGTCCAGAAGCTGAACGCGGCGGGCGAGCCCATCGAGGGGACGGTCCGGCGTCTGGCCGAACCCGCCCAGGTCGATCCGGAGCTGCTGGAGCAGCTGCGCGACGCCGGTGTCATGCCCGGCGCCCACGGCGACTTCCGTTTCAGCGAGGGCTACGTCCTGATCCAGATGGACGGCAAGGAAGACGGGCTGGAACTGCCCGTCGAGCTCGCCTCCCACATCTTCCTGGTCGGCGAGCCGGCCTGA
- a CDS encoding M23 family metallopeptidase, with product MTARKAVKPLRSVAIFAAVGALVAAVALPAYAASKPDEAATTVQQLAAVDAQSLVVASQATAAPLNRGTFTATTPEEIEKKKAEAAAAARAAAASPATANFNTAGYALVSPGSGEVRYPLPPGSYTEGRTIGGGHNGVDMLAPALTPIYATAAGVVRASAESIGGYGVCVMIDSVVGGQQVQSTYGHMTYGSRQVEEGQTVSAGQLIGYVGSTGSSTANHLHFEVWINGGIVEPYSWLAANAG from the coding sequence GTGACGGCTCGAAAGGCCGTCAAGCCACTCCGATCCGTCGCCATCTTCGCGGCCGTCGGTGCACTGGTCGCCGCCGTCGCCCTTCCCGCCTATGCGGCGAGCAAGCCGGACGAGGCCGCGACGACCGTGCAGCAGCTCGCTGCCGTCGATGCGCAGTCGCTCGTCGTCGCCTCGCAGGCGACCGCAGCGCCGCTCAACCGCGGAACCTTCACGGCGACGACGCCTGAGGAGATCGAGAAGAAGAAGGCCGAGGCGGCTGCTGCCGCTCGTGCCGCCGCAGCCTCGCCCGCGACCGCGAACTTCAACACCGCCGGCTACGCCCTGGTCTCGCCGGGATCCGGCGAGGTGCGCTATCCGCTGCCTCCCGGTTCCTACACGGAAGGCCGCACGATCGGCGGCGGCCACAACGGCGTCGACATGCTGGCACCGGCCCTCACCCCGATCTACGCCACGGCGGCGGGCGTCGTCCGCGCGTCGGCCGAGAGCATCGGCGGCTACGGCGTGTGCGTCATGATCGACAGCGTCGTGGGCGGACAGCAGGTCCAGAGCACCTACGGTCACATGACCTACGGATCGCGTCAGGTGGAAGAAGGCCAGACCGTCTCCGCAGGACAGCTGATCGGCTACGTCGGCAGCACCGGAAGCTCCACCGCGAACCACCTCCACTTCGAGGTGTGGATCAACGGCGGAATCGTCGAGCCGTACTCCTGGCTCGCGGCGAACGCCGGCTGA
- a CDS encoding HNH endonuclease, giving the protein MRTLVLNAGYEPLAIVSFKRALVLVMNDKATVIERVEDDPVWGSHGVYDRPAVIILSRYVRVPTSRRVPVTRRGVLRRDNHRCGYCGKAASTIDHVLPRSRGGADSWENLVACCLRCNNVKSDRTPQEMRWQLRFTPRPPHGTAWTVRGTERSDPRWEPYLALAA; this is encoded by the coding sequence ATGCGCACACTGGTCCTGAATGCCGGATACGAGCCGTTGGCGATCGTGTCGTTCAAAAGAGCGCTCGTGCTCGTGATGAACGACAAGGCGACGGTGATCGAACGCGTGGAAGACGACCCCGTCTGGGGGAGCCACGGCGTGTACGACCGCCCGGCGGTCATCATCCTCTCGCGGTACGTGCGGGTGCCGACGAGCAGACGGGTGCCGGTGACGAGGAGAGGCGTGCTCCGCCGCGACAACCACCGCTGCGGCTACTGCGGCAAGGCGGCATCCACCATCGACCACGTGCTCCCGCGCTCACGCGGCGGCGCCGACTCGTGGGAGAACCTCGTGGCCTGCTGCCTGCGCTGCAACAACGTGAAGAGCGACCGCACGCCGCAGGAGATGCGCTGGCAGCTGCGGTTCACCCCTCGCCCGCCGCACGGCACGGCCTGGACCGTTCGCGGGACCGAACGCAGCGACCCTCGGTGGGAGCCGTACCTCGCCCTCGCGGCCTGA
- a CDS encoding MMPL family transporter, giving the protein MSRPDHAPASPTRERSRHHSWVRVFIPVALILVWLVGASLGGPLFGKVDEVSSNDQTTYLPESADATQVQKLLGEFNDSDSIPAIAVFTSEEELTPTELDAISDAVADAPSVEGIGDEVSPALPSDDGLAVQAFIPIQSDAELADATAALGEELRAAVPDGITVYITGPAGFSADLVAGFSGIDGLLLGVALLAVLVILVLVYRSLLLPLVVLSTSLFALCVALLVVWWLAKFEILLLSGQTQGILFILVIGAATDYALLFVARFREELRVVQDKGAAVTAAWKGSFEPIVASGGTVIAGLLCLLLSDLKSNSTLGPVAAIGIVFAMLAALTLLPALLLLCGRAVFWPRRPKFEPEVVEAEHGMRTTGLWARLAGLIKRRPRVIWIVTTAVLLVGAAGVTQLDATGIPQSDLVLGASEARDGQAALGEHFPGGSGSPAYVVVAADRLQDAADVLLASDGIDGVAVTAADSPSGTATVTEDGLTAVGPPGTPAPEPTTVDGDVLLQATLTDAADSDAAAATVRELRSELNDLDALVGGVTATSIDTNDASIHDRNLIIPVILVVIMFILMLLLRSILAPVLLILTTVLSFGTAMGVSALVFNGIFQFPGADPAVPLFGFVFLVALGIDYNIFLMTRVREESQAHGTREGVLRGLSITGGVITSAGLVLAATFAALSVIPILFLVQLAFIVAFGVLLDTFVVRSLLVPALAYDIGKAIWWPSKLWRRGQD; this is encoded by the coding sequence ATGTCCCGCCCCGATCACGCCCCCGCTTCGCCGACCCGAGAGCGCTCACGACACCACTCCTGGGTGCGCGTCTTCATCCCGGTGGCGCTGATCCTCGTGTGGCTCGTCGGCGCGTCTCTCGGCGGACCGCTGTTCGGCAAGGTCGACGAGGTGTCGTCGAACGACCAGACGACCTACCTCCCCGAGTCGGCGGACGCGACCCAGGTGCAGAAGCTGCTCGGCGAGTTCAACGACAGCGATTCCATCCCCGCCATCGCCGTGTTCACCTCCGAGGAGGAGCTCACCCCGACGGAGCTCGACGCGATCTCGGATGCCGTCGCCGACGCGCCCTCCGTCGAGGGGATCGGTGACGAGGTCTCGCCCGCCCTCCCCTCCGACGACGGGCTCGCCGTGCAGGCGTTCATCCCGATCCAGAGCGACGCGGAACTCGCGGACGCCACCGCCGCGCTGGGCGAGGAGCTCCGCGCCGCCGTGCCCGACGGCATCACGGTCTACATCACCGGACCCGCCGGCTTCAGCGCCGACCTCGTGGCGGGCTTCTCCGGGATCGACGGACTCCTCCTGGGCGTCGCGCTCCTCGCCGTGCTGGTGATCCTCGTGCTCGTGTACCGGTCACTCCTGCTGCCACTGGTCGTGCTGTCGACGAGCCTCTTCGCGCTCTGCGTCGCGCTGCTCGTGGTGTGGTGGCTCGCGAAGTTCGAGATCCTGCTGCTCAGCGGTCAGACCCAGGGCATCCTCTTCATCCTGGTGATCGGCGCGGCGACCGACTACGCCCTGCTCTTCGTCGCGCGATTCCGCGAGGAGCTCCGTGTCGTCCAGGACAAGGGCGCCGCCGTCACCGCCGCCTGGAAGGGCTCCTTCGAGCCGATCGTGGCCTCGGGCGGCACGGTGATCGCCGGCCTGCTGTGCCTGCTGCTCAGCGATCTGAAGTCGAACAGCACGCTCGGACCCGTCGCCGCCATCGGCATCGTCTTCGCGATGCTCGCCGCTCTCACCCTGCTGCCGGCGCTGCTGCTGCTCTGCGGACGCGCGGTCTTCTGGCCGCGTCGCCCGAAGTTCGAGCCCGAGGTCGTCGAGGCGGAGCACGGCATGCGCACGACGGGGCTGTGGGCGCGCCTGGCGGGCCTGATCAAACGGCGCCCCCGCGTGATCTGGATCGTCACGACCGCCGTGCTCCTCGTCGGGGCGGCCGGCGTCACCCAGCTCGACGCCACCGGCATCCCCCAGTCCGACCTGGTGCTCGGGGCATCCGAAGCCCGCGACGGTCAGGCCGCCCTGGGCGAGCACTTCCCCGGCGGCTCCGGCAGCCCGGCCTACGTCGTCGTCGCCGCGGACAGGCTGCAGGATGCCGCCGACGTGCTGCTCGCGAGCGACGGCATCGACGGAGTGGCGGTCACTGCGGCGGACTCCCCCAGCGGCACGGCGACCGTGACCGAGGACGGGCTGACCGCCGTCGGCCCTCCGGGCACCCCGGCGCCCGAACCGACGACCGTCGACGGGGACGTCCTGCTGCAGGCGACGCTGACGGATGCCGCGGACTCCGACGCCGCGGCAGCCACGGTGCGCGAGCTGCGGTCCGAGCTGAACGATCTCGATGCGCTCGTGGGCGGTGTGACGGCGACCTCGATCGACACGAACGACGCGTCGATCCACGACCGGAACCTCATCATCCCCGTCATCCTCGTGGTGATCATGTTCATCCTGATGCTGCTGCTGCGGTCGATCCTCGCACCGGTGCTGCTGATCCTCACGACCGTGCTCTCGTTCGGCACGGCGATGGGCGTCTCCGCGCTCGTGTTCAACGGGATCTTCCAGTTCCCCGGAGCCGACCCCGCCGTCCCGCTCTTCGGCTTCGTGTTCCTGGTCGCCCTGGGCATCGACTACAACATCTTCCTGATGACCCGCGTGCGGGAGGAGTCGCAGGCGCACGGCACCCGCGAGGGCGTCCTGCGCGGGCTCTCGATCACCGGCGGAGTGATCACCTCGGCCGGCCTCGTGCTCGCCGCGACGTTCGCCGCTCTCTCGGTGATCCCGATCCTGTTCCTCGTACAGCTCGCGTTCATCGTCGCGTTCGGCGTGCTGCTCGACACCTTCGTGGTCCGCTCGCTGCTGGTGCCCGCCCTCGCGTACGACATCGGGAAGGCCATCTGGTGGCCCTCGAAGCTGTGGCGGCGCGGGCAGGACTAA
- a CDS encoding prenyltransferase — MSAAASPTRGIGHDIAQIVLSSRPISWINTAFPFAAAYLLSTREVDLTLVIGTLYFLIPYNLAMYGINDVFDYASDLANPRKGGIEGALLAPRIHRATLWAAALTNLPFLAYLVAVGGPASWIWLAVSVFAVIAYSAPVLRFKERPFLDSVTSSTHFVSPAIVGLALAGAGVTPGAVLTLTAFFLWGMAAHAFGAVQDIGPDRDAGISSIATVIGARATVRLSLVLWIVAGAAMLLTPWPGPLAALLALPYVVNAAPWWNVTDDTSATTNRAWRRFIALNYFSGFLATMILILAWVS, encoded by the coding sequence ATGAGCGCCGCCGCATCGCCTACCCGTGGCATCGGACACGACATCGCGCAGATCGTCCTCTCGTCGCGCCCGATCAGCTGGATCAACACCGCGTTCCCCTTCGCGGCGGCGTATCTGCTCAGCACCCGTGAGGTCGACCTCACGCTGGTGATCGGCACGCTGTACTTCCTCATCCCCTACAACCTCGCGATGTACGGGATCAACGACGTCTTCGACTACGCCTCCGACCTGGCCAACCCGCGCAAGGGCGGCATCGAGGGCGCGCTGCTCGCGCCTCGCATCCATCGTGCGACGCTGTGGGCCGCCGCCCTGACCAACCTTCCCTTCCTCGCCTACCTCGTGGCGGTCGGCGGTCCGGCCTCGTGGATCTGGCTGGCCGTCAGCGTCTTCGCCGTGATCGCGTACTCCGCACCCGTGCTGCGGTTCAAGGAACGGCCGTTCCTCGATTCCGTGACCTCGAGCACGCACTTCGTCAGCCCGGCGATCGTCGGGCTCGCTCTCGCCGGCGCGGGGGTCACGCCTGGCGCCGTCCTCACCCTCACCGCGTTCTTCCTGTGGGGAATGGCCGCGCACGCGTTCGGCGCCGTGCAGGACATCGGGCCCGACCGCGACGCGGGGATCTCGTCGATCGCGACCGTCATCGGAGCGCGGGCGACGGTGCGGCTGTCGCTCGTCTTGTGGATCGTCGCCGGCGCCGCGATGCTCCTGACCCCGTGGCCGGGGCCACTGGCCGCTCTCCTCGCGCTGCCGTACGTCGTGAACGCGGCGCCCTGGTGGAACGTCACGGACGACACGTCCGCGACCACGAACCGCGCGTGGCGGCGATTCATCGCCCTGAACTACTTCTCCGGCTTCCTCGCGACGATGATCCTCATCCTCGCGTGGGTCTCCTGA
- a CDS encoding lycopene cyclase domain-containing protein, whose amino-acid sequence MTYLQLAACFLAAAAVCGIALTVASRRRGPRPVAVGLTILALFLLTAVFDTVMIATGLFHYSPAHLLGLHIGLAPIEDFAYPLAGALLLPPLWTALRARRRARAHPGEGDGEERA is encoded by the coding sequence GTGACCTATCTCCAGCTCGCCGCGTGCTTCCTCGCCGCCGCCGCCGTCTGCGGCATCGCCCTGACGGTCGCGTCCCGCCGGCGCGGCCCTCGCCCCGTCGCCGTCGGGTTGACGATCCTCGCACTCTTCCTCCTGACGGCCGTGTTCGACACCGTGATGATCGCGACAGGCCTGTTCCACTACTCGCCCGCACATCTGCTCGGCCTGCACATCGGCCTCGCACCCATCGAGGACTTCGCCTACCCCCTCGCCGGCGCCCTGCTCCTCCCGCCGCTGTGGACTGCGCTTCGCGCCCGCCGGCGTGCACGCGCCCACCCCGGCGAGGGCGACGGAGAGGAACGGGCATGA
- a CDS encoding lycopene cyclase domain-containing protein: MGALYLGALILFSGCLLLLDRRFRLFFWRDALSAAIVTVVGFVFFLAWDVAGIAGGIFFRGEAAIATGIVLAPELPIEEPVFLLFLVLCTMILYTGAVRVLTHRRPRRQAQERRP; encoded by the coding sequence ATGGGTGCGCTCTACCTGGGCGCGCTGATCCTGTTCTCGGGATGCCTGCTGCTGCTGGACCGGCGGTTCCGGCTCTTCTTCTGGCGCGACGCGCTGTCGGCCGCGATCGTGACCGTCGTCGGCTTCGTGTTCTTCCTGGCCTGGGACGTCGCCGGCATCGCCGGAGGGATCTTCTTCCGCGGCGAGGCAGCCATCGCGACCGGGATCGTGCTGGCACCGGAGCTCCCGATCGAGGAGCCCGTCTTCCTCCTCTTCCTCGTCCTGTGCACGATGATCCTGTACACCGGGGCCGTCCGCGTGCTCACGCATCGTCGTCCGCGACGCCAGGCGCAGGAGAGACGACCGTGA
- the crtI gene encoding phytoene desaturase family protein — MSRVVVIGAGVAGLAVAGLLARDGHEVVVLEKNARVGGRAGTMERDGFRFDTGPSWYLMPEVFDHFFAMMGTTTEAQLDLTLLDPGYRVFRAPDVAAEPVTVPSGRAAVSRLFESLEPGSAPALDAYLDSAHDASTMAEKYFLYNPFTRLRTLTAPEVLRALPRLFSLLGTRLQAFAARRFRHPVIRQILGYPAVFLGTDPRSAPAMYHLMSALDLDQGVSYPQGGFWRVVERIGELARDAGVRVITGAEVTGIRTQEGPDGPAVSGVTWTDEGGAAHIESADIVVSAADLHHTETTLLPEALQSYPESWWERRTSGPGGVLVMLGIRGALPELPHHSLFFTDDWDANFDAIFGDAPSVPSPASTYVCRPSATDPDVAPPGHENLFVLVPVPADVDLGHGGSDGAGSPQVERAADAAIDLISTWADVPDLRDRIVVRETVGPADFRDDYNSWRGGMLGPAHILSQSAMFRAQNASRRVRGLYYAGGTTAPGVGVPMCLISAEIVLKRVRGDHTAGPLREPVREPVRGESG; from the coding sequence ATGAGCCGCGTGGTGGTGATCGGCGCCGGAGTGGCCGGCCTCGCGGTCGCTGGACTGCTCGCACGCGACGGGCACGAGGTCGTCGTGCTCGAGAAGAACGCCAGGGTCGGCGGACGCGCGGGGACCATGGAGCGCGATGGCTTCCGATTCGACACCGGTCCGTCCTGGTACCTCATGCCGGAGGTGTTCGATCACTTCTTCGCGATGATGGGCACGACGACCGAGGCGCAGCTGGATCTCACCCTCCTCGATCCGGGGTATCGCGTGTTCCGCGCACCCGACGTCGCGGCAGAACCCGTCACCGTCCCCTCAGGGCGCGCGGCCGTCTCCCGGCTCTTCGAATCCCTGGAGCCGGGTTCCGCGCCCGCTCTCGACGCCTACCTCGACTCCGCGCACGACGCGAGCACGATGGCCGAGAAGTACTTCCTGTACAACCCGTTCACGCGGCTCCGCACCCTGACGGCCCCCGAGGTTCTGCGCGCACTCCCCCGCCTGTTCTCGCTGCTGGGCACGCGGTTGCAGGCCTTCGCCGCCCGCCGCTTCCGCCACCCGGTCATCCGTCAGATCCTCGGGTATCCGGCGGTGTTCCTCGGCACCGACCCGCGCAGCGCCCCCGCGATGTATCACCTGATGAGCGCACTCGATCTCGATCAGGGCGTGAGCTACCCGCAGGGCGGATTCTGGCGCGTGGTCGAGCGCATCGGCGAGCTCGCCCGCGACGCCGGCGTCCGCGTCATCACGGGCGCCGAGGTCACCGGCATCCGCACGCAGGAGGGGCCGGACGGCCCGGCCGTGTCCGGCGTGACATGGACTGACGAGGGCGGCGCTGCCCACATCGAGAGCGCGGACATCGTCGTCTCGGCGGCGGACCTGCACCACACCGAGACGACGCTGCTCCCGGAGGCGTTGCAGTCCTACCCTGAGTCCTGGTGGGAGCGCCGTACCAGCGGTCCGGGCGGCGTGCTCGTGATGCTCGGCATCCGGGGCGCTCTGCCCGAGCTGCCGCACCACTCCCTCTTCTTCACCGACGACTGGGACGCGAACTTCGACGCGATCTTCGGCGATGCCCCTTCGGTCCCCTCGCCCGCGTCGACCTACGTCTGCCGTCCGAGTGCGACCGACCCCGACGTCGCCCCACCCGGCCACGAGAACCTCTTCGTGCTGGTCCCCGTCCCCGCAGATGTCGACCTCGGTCACGGGGGCTCCGACGGCGCCGGGTCCCCGCAGGTCGAGCGCGCGGCGGATGCCGCGATCGATCTCATCTCGACGTGGGCGGACGTGCCCGATCTCCGCGATCGCATCGTCGTCCGCGAGACCGTCGGGCCCGCCGACTTCCGGGACGACTACAACTCCTGGCGGGGAGGGATGCTGGGACCGGCGCACATCCTCAGCCAGAGCGCGATGTTCCGCGCGCAGAACGCCTCGCGCCGTGTGCGGGGCCTCTACTACGCCGGCGGAACCACCGCACCGGGCGTGGGCGTTCCCATGTGCCTCATCAGCGCCGAGATCGTGTTGAAGCGCGTGCGCGGCGATCACACCGCCGGCCCGCTCCGCGAACCCGTGCGGGAGCCCGTGCGCGGGGAGTCCGGCTGA